A window of the Candidatus Aegiribacteria sp. genome harbors these coding sequences:
- a CDS encoding DUF5659 domain-containing protein, whose translation MTQHPHNAEENFNKESPPEYETTDFYLASFLKSTGYLLAGLGKSGNRTIFKFGDKPERNSDILAYYNGEGSVPPLSLISAIKEMKALIHNIG comes from the coding sequence ATGACTCAGCACCCACATAATGCAGAAGAGAACTTTAACAAAGAGTCTCCACCGGAGTACGAAACCACAGACTTCTATCTGGCAAGCTTCCTGAAATCTACAGGATATTTGCTTGCAGGACTTGGTAAGTCTGGAAACCGAACCATCTTCAAGTTTGGAGATAAGCCGGAAAGAAATAGTGACATTCTGGCTTACTATAACGGTGAAGGCAGTGTTCCCCCTCTTTCCCTCATTTCTGCGATAAAGGAAATGAAGGCACTCATACACAATATTGGATGA
- a CDS encoding helix-turn-helix domain-containing protein: MILSDRRFGREMKRLRLAKGISQRKLGEIVGLGSGYISRIERGLFKPPSEEKIVAIADTLGGNRDYMLSLSGKISSDVMNAVKKHPEKMSEAVRGFDKMGDLLGVTVIIMLLIAVLKGEHDKEDISKNEWKELMLELRKEAEKLPSEKQLGVINHIRDLMDSWENDIIG; encoded by the coding sequence ATGATTCTTAGTGATCGACGTTTTGGACGGGAAATGAAGAGACTTAGATTGGCTAAAGGCATCAGCCAGCGCAAGCTTGGTGAAATTGTCGGTCTTGGCTCTGGGTACATATCTCGTATTGAACGAGGTCTCTTTAAACCTCCATCAGAGGAGAAAATAGTAGCCATCGCCGATACTTTAGGCGGTAACAGGGACTACATGCTCTCTCTTTCAGGAAAAATCTCTTCAGATGTAATGAATGCAGTAAAGAAGCACCCTGAAAAGATGTCTGAAGCTGTAAGAGGATTTGACAAAATGGGAGATTTGCTTGGAGTAACAGTTATCATAATGCTTCTCATAGCTGTGTTAAAGGGTGAACATGACAAAGAAGATATATCTAAGAATGAATGGAAGGAATTAATGCTTGAACTCAGGAAAGAAGCTGAAAAGCTTCCCTCTGAGAAGCAACTCGGAGTGATCAACCATATTCGTGATCTAATGGACAGTTGGGAGAATGATATCATTGGATAG